One Egibacteraceae bacterium genomic window carries:
- a CDS encoding J domain-containing protein → MDGFLDAYGVLQVSPDATQAELKAAHRALVRHHHPDRATPAQRPAADRLLRDINVAYGLVRDPDARARYDQVRRVHTARRAAERARGAVELDDAALAARWQALSQAAGRWAGTWRSRRGGVSYRSGRALGRWLS, encoded by the coding sequence ATGGATGGCTTCCTCGACGCCTACGGTGTGCTCCAGGTGTCCCCCGACGCCACCCAGGCGGAGCTGAAGGCAGCGCACCGGGCGCTGGTGCGCCACCACCACCCCGACCGGGCCACGCCCGCCCAGCGTCCCGCCGCCGACCGGCTGCTGCGCGACATCAACGTCGCCTACGGCCTGGTCCGCGACCCGGACGCGCGCGCGCGCTACGACCAGGTGCGGCGGGTGCACACGGCGCGCCGGGCCGCCGAGCGGGCCCGGGGGGCCGTCGAGCTCGACGACGCCGCGCTGGCCGCGCGGTGGCAGGCCCTGTCGCAGGCCGCGGGCCGGTGGGCGGGCACGTGGCGGTCTCGCCGTGGCGGGGTCAGCTACCGCTCGGGACGCGCGCTCGGCCGCTGGCTCTCCTGA
- a CDS encoding alpha/beta fold hydrolase — protein sequence MSSRPLALRLYTRAAIPAAAAAAAGLLWVSVRSRPESKRAVVPEPPPGLPPGRVVHVPGHGEFFVREDGPDDPDAPTVVLLHGWMFSTDLTWFACYEELARSARVIAADHRGHGRGPRPAEPFRLADVADDVAALLRHLDATPAVAVGYSMGGTIAQLLWQRHPDVVRGLVLAATSATFREDARDRWTWRAMGALQLILRVLPRDVLEWAAYWQASNRSRMRISRLIHPDTPAQVVDLLPWFTGELSRNSAEDVAEAGREMGRFDTRGWLGSVDVPTAVLVLLRDGLVPPDRQHDLAARIPGAIVHELPLDHDGVVSQSDVFLPALVKALQEVLEG from the coding sequence ATGAGTTCCCGTCCCCTTGCCCTCCGGTTGTACACGCGTGCCGCGATCCCCGCTGCCGCCGCGGCGGCGGCCGGCCTGCTGTGGGTCTCCGTGCGGTCCCGGCCCGAGTCGAAGCGGGCCGTCGTGCCCGAGCCGCCGCCGGGTCTGCCCCCGGGGCGCGTGGTCCACGTCCCCGGGCACGGCGAGTTCTTCGTCCGTGAGGACGGGCCCGACGACCCCGACGCCCCGACCGTCGTGCTCCTGCACGGGTGGATGTTCAGCACTGACCTCACGTGGTTCGCCTGCTACGAGGAGCTGGCCCGGTCCGCCCGGGTGATCGCCGCCGACCACCGCGGGCACGGCCGTGGACCGCGACCCGCGGAGCCCTTCCGCCTCGCCGACGTGGCCGACGACGTGGCCGCACTCCTGCGCCACCTCGATGCCACGCCCGCGGTCGCCGTCGGCTACTCCATGGGCGGCACCATCGCCCAGCTGCTCTGGCAGCGCCACCCTGACGTCGTCCGGGGGCTGGTGCTCGCCGCGACCAGCGCGACGTTCCGTGAGGACGCCCGCGACCGGTGGACCTGGCGAGCCATGGGGGCCTTGCAGCTGATCCTGCGCGTCCTCCCGCGCGACGTCTTGGAGTGGGCGGCGTACTGGCAGGCCAGCAACCGGTCGCGCATGCGGATCTCGCGCCTCATCCATCCGGACACGCCCGCCCAGGTGGTCGACCTGCTGCCCTGGTTCACCGGCGAGCTGTCCCGCAACAGCGCGGAGGACGTCGCCGAGGCTGGACGGGAGATGGGGCGCTTCGACACCCGGGGCTGGCTCGGCAGCGTCGATGTCCCCACTGCGGTGCTCGTCCTCCTCCGGGACGGTCTCGTGCCCCCCGACCGCCAGCACGACCTGGCCGCCCGGATCCCGGGAGCCATCGTGCACGAGCTCCCCTTGGACCACGACGGGGTCGTCTCCCAGTCCGACGTCTTCCTGCCGGCCCTGGTCAAGGCGCTCCAAGAGGTCCTCGAGGGCTGA